From Tripterygium wilfordii isolate XIE 37 chromosome 16, ASM1340144v1, whole genome shotgun sequence, one genomic window encodes:
- the LOC119980721 gene encoding uncharacterized protein LOC119980721: MPVEVKEEEGKGLTVEQYKKMEKWMSSIEGFGPVGALSPHKLCLVKDLIIPPDFKLPAFTLFDGTGIPLDHLTMYCRRMQPYVHDEKIVIHFFQESLTGSATRWFTSLDPSSVETWEDLANLFLKKYEYNMEKVPTIYDLQCLGEMIRVGERIERCIQRGNISISVPMLEKPEYQKGGKMKKKENEVHTVNYSGNPTYGSPTSDYRPRSNAPRLSSPYNHYPNSNSYLPPQHSYRPPQPTYQPPHQVYQPPQQNYQLPQQAYQPPRQNYQNFENNPRPRRQLEQFTPIPMTYAQCYEKLLSNSAIAPIPGRGPQNPLYPPWKPDMTTNPLPDHGNGDTNAVEGSGEFRRIIAEVIMPLSLVLDALEKERLIKREELDLTLKYDGYDELKTCEFHKGIQGHSLESCFQFQARVQDLIDSKKVVFGVKSGCSSAVNVIGDEFYKGPRPGGRAKPIVLQYFLEDQSTVKSPLHSKPAYVSDKAVPWVYEKSGPEVAVDNISGVSRITRTGRVYSREESGDPVSDAEAERKRKGKDVVGTEENLKDLKKDHIICEEIKKTVTDGEIQEFLKIVRQKKIPIESFDGIVGNVLATHLLSFTEEEIPDEGMGHNKALHISAMCRGFEVASILIDNGSSLNILPKETFDRLPIDRSYLKQVLVVAKAFDGTRKEIMGEIEVPLEIANVTFNVPFMVMDISPTYSCLLGRPWIHTAGAVPSSLHQNLKFAHGGRVYIVKGQSEWMGIESSFRSFEIATASFVKEEQLLVQPRLSKVAKFIGRIMLKMGFRPGGGLGKEEQGIKKPITAKRIARFEGRELDVPKKSIPWLYDSFVFGDFLEKVNLLNAEAIPGKLILTLPVDQVEKSRTGANFGGLCEQFEDFHVAVIEEDQNFATKSYYVVPRPPGMSILSVPGGYPLIRTIGFLSVRVRVRVWGSTPIYPLPVYPLQKHFYAINGLPVYPPSNH; encoded by the exons ATGCCCGTAGAGgttaaagaggaagaaggaaaaggtcTTACTGTTGAGCAatacaaaaagatggaaaaatggatgagttcaattgaaggatttgggcctGTTGGTGCTTTAAGCCCACATAAGCTATGTTTGGTGAAAGATCTGATTattcctcctgatttcaagCTTCCTGCTTTTACTCTCTTCGATGGTACTGGAATTcctctagatcatctgaccaTGTATTGTCGGAGGATGCAGCCATATGTTCACGATGAGAAGATAGTGATTCACTTTTTCCAAGAAAGTTTGACAGGGAGTGCAACTCGAtggtttacaagcttagatccGTCTTCTGTTGAGACCTGGGAGGATCTGGCTAATTTGTTTCTGAAGAAGTATGAGTATAACATGGAGAAGGTCCCTACCATCTATGACCTTCAGT gtttaggagaaatgatcCGAGTAGGGGAACGTATTGAGAGATGTATCCAGAGAGGAAATATCAGCATTAGCGTCCCAATGCTTGAGAAACCAGAATATCAGAAgggagggaagatgaagaagaaggaaaatgaGGTTCATACTGTTAATTATAGCGGTAATCCCACTTATGGGTCTCCTACTTCTGATTACAGGCCGCGAAGCAATGCTCCCAGGCTGTCCAGTCCATATAACCActacccaaactcaaattcctACCTGCCACCTCAGCATTCTTATCGACCACCTCAGCCAACTTACCAACCACCTCATCAGGTTTATCAACCACCTCAGCAAAATTACCAATTACCTCAACAAGCTTACCAACCACCTCgccaaaattaccaaaactttgaaaataacCCCAGACCCCGAAGGCAGCTTGAACAATTTACTCCAATACCCATGACCTATGCCCAATGTTATGAGAAGTTATTGTCTAATTCAGCTATTGCACCTATCCCGGGAAGAGGACCCCAGAATCCACTTTACCCTCCTTG gAAGCCTGATATGACTACTAATCCTTTGCCAGATCATGGCAATGGAGATACTAATGCTGTTGAGGGTTCTGGTGAGTTTAGGAGGATAATTGCAGAGGTAATTATGCCTTTGAGTTTGGTGctggatgctttggaaaaggAGAGACTTATTAAAAGAGAGGAGCTGGACTTGACATTGAAATATGATGGCTATGATGAAttgaagacttgtgaatttcacaaaggcATTCAAGGACATTCTCTGGAgagttgttttcaatttcaagcaagggTGCAAGATTTGATTGATAGTAAGAAAGTAGTATTTGGGGTAAAGTCAGGATGCTCAAGTGCAGTCAATGTTATCGGGGATGAATTTTATAAGGGGCCAAGGCCTGGTGGACGGGCAAAGCCAATTGTCTTGCAGTACTTTTTAGAGGATCAATCGACTGTAAAAAGTCCACTTCATTCAAAGCCTGCTTACGTGAGTGATAAGGCTGTTCCGTGGGTATATGAGAAAAGTGGTCCCGAGGTTGCTGTAGATAACATCTCAGGAGTGAGTAGGATAACCCGAACTGGAAGGGTTTATTCTCGAGAGGAGTCAGGTGACCCAGTGTCAGATGCGGaagctgaaaggaaaaggaagggaaaggaCGTTGTAGGAAcagaagagaatttgaaagatttgaaaaAAGATCATATTATAtgtgaagaaattaagaaaacagtgactgatggagaaattcaggagtttctAAAGATTGTCCGTCAAA aaaagataccgatagaatCTTTTGATGGGATCGTCGGAAATGTGCTCGCAACTCACTTGTTATCATTCACTGAAGAAGAGATTCCAGATGAAGGGATGGGCCATAACAAGGCATTGCATATTTCTGCcatgtgtaggggttttgaGGTGGCGAGTATTTTGATTGACAATGGATCGTCGTTGAATATCCTGCCAAAGGAAACTTTTGATAGATTGCCAATTGATagatcatatttgaagcaagtactAGTAGTAGCTAAAGCCTTTGATGGAACTAGgaaggagataatgggggagatCGAGGTCCCACTGGAAATTGCAAATGTGACCTTCAATGTGCCTtttatggtgatggatatatcgCCTACTTACAGTTGCTTGTTAGGGAGGCCGTGGATCCATACTGCTGGTGCAGTACCATCATCTttacatcagaatctcaaatttGCTCACGGAGGAAGAGTTTACATTGTtaagggccagtcagaatggatg GGAATTGAAAGCTCATTCCGGTCCTTTGAGATTGCTACTGCTAGTTTTGTGAAGGAAGAGCAGCTTTTGGTGCAGCCCCGTTTGTCGAAAGTGGCtaagtttattggaagaattatgttgaagatgggaTTCCGACCAGGAGGAGGTTTAGGCAAAGAGGAacaggggataaagaagccgATAACG GCAAAGCGAATCGCTCGTTTTGAAGGTCGAGAGCTGGATGTCCCGAAAAAATCAATCCCCTGGCTTTATGATAGTTTCgtgtttggagatttcttggaaaaggtcaatcTGCTCAATGCAGAGGCAATTCCAGGGAAATTGATCCTTACTCTTCCGGTTGATCAAGTTGAAAAGAGTCGAACTGGGGCAAATTTTGGAGGGCTGTGTGAGCAgtttgaagattttcatgtCGCTGTTATAGAGGAGGATCAGAACTTTGCTACTAAGTCTTATTATGTTGTCCCTCGGCCTCCag GGATGTCAATTTTATCCGTACCCGGTGGATATCCGCTTATCCGCACCATTGG ATTTTTATCCGTGCGGGTGCGGGTGCGGGTATGGGGGAGCACTCCCATTTACCCACTACCCGTTTACCCGCTACAGAAACACTTTTATGCAATAAATGGACTACCCGTTTACCCGCCTTCAAAtcattag
- the LOC119980722 gene encoding zinc finger BED domain-containing protein RICESLEEPER 2-like — MNNKEPFGFGWYNRTSLPSTPRVEIMIPKVSSRMNFKDLRHKGLESWKAPPAPYWLKATAAPQSSLLEFSLPSLCLAPHGPHLHQDHHSALSQSPPLFVVHLRQAPHVLLAANKKMVDQQNNPVAQEPIADSVGGHPSQTPINIDDNSSRQSNSGTSNVDVFPGGVQIVKKRRFTSEARSHFTQLTINGVEKAECNYCKKRLSGNMKNGTSHLSAHTKNCAFRTTKDLKQQLLAYNQKKRDANFTVGNYSFDENASRRDLAHMIMLHEYPISMVEHVGFRRFSTGLQPLFKVPSRSTERSDLFKVYDLEKKNCVKILENNSSRIALTSDMWTSSNQKKGYMAITAHFIDDNWEMQSCILRFVYVPCPHTAQVLSEVLIECMLEMNIDRKLSTLTLDNCSTNDAIIEKLLGKLDACSLILDGRIFHMRCCAHILNLIVQRGLSEIEDCIENVRNSVSFWTASPKREQTFREAARQLHITSTKQLVLDCKTRWNSIYLMLTVAIGYKDVFTRLKKKESLYKCLPSESDWDLAKIICEKLEIFHNATEMFSGKKYPTANIFFPIVCGIKISLGEWYESPNAIIKNMASSMTEKFDKYWNVVHDVMSVATVLDPRYKLKLMEYYFPKFYKESASEEISRIRTLCYDLFYEYHSRYMKDKEDHNHGLGESSSSFNKVRDSGKSSWSDPGFEAFISQNEDELGRNELDNYLSEKNLPLMNEFEILAWWKSNGLKYPILQKIARDILAIPISSVASESAFSMGGRVVSKHRSRLHSNTIEALTCGKSWLLNSLQVQDVCSKGPMDASYQTVEYDYDIEGDEATDNHAQSQD; from the exons ATGAACAACAAAGAACCCTTTGGCTTTGGGTGGTACAACCGTACAAGCCTGCCTTCCACCCCTAGGGTGGAGATCATGATTCCTAAAGTTTCATCAAGGATGAACTTCAAAGATCTCCGCCACAAAGGGCTGGAAAGCTGGAAAGCACCGCCGGCTCCATATTGGCTCAAG GCTACAGCCGCTCCTCAATCTTCACTCTTAGAGTTCAGTCTTCCATCTCTCTGCTTGGCTCCACACGGACCACACCTCCACCAGGACCACCACTCTGCCTTGTCCCAATCTCCACCTCTCTTTGTCGTCCATCTCCGACAGGCTCCGCACGTGCTGCTAGCTGCTAACAAG AAAATGGTTGATCAACAAAACAATCCAGTAGCACAAGAACCTATTGCTGATAGTGTAGGTGGGCATCCATCTCAAACACCAATAAATATTGATGATAATTCTTCTCGGCAAAGTAATTCAGGAACTAGTAATGTTGATGTTTTTCCGGGTGGAGttcaaattgtgaaaaaaagaagattcaCATCAGAAGCTAGGAGCCATTTTACTCAACTTACGATAAACGGAGTTGAAAAGGCTGAGTGTAATTATTGTAAGAAGAGGCTTTCAGGCAATATGAAGAATGGGACTTCTCATTTGAGTGCACATACTAAGAATTGTGCTTTCAGGACAACTAAAGATTTAAAGCAGCAATTGTTGGCTTATAATCAGAAAAAGAGGGATGCAAATTTTACGGTGGGAAACTATTCTTTTGATGAAAATGCATCCAGGAGAGACCTTGCTCATATGATTATGCTGCATGAATATCCTATTTCAATGGTGGAACACGTTGGATTCCGACGATTTTCAACTGGTCTTCAACCATTGTTTAAGGTTCCTTCTCGAAGTACAGAAAGATCTGATCTATTCAAGGTTTATGATCTtgagaaaaagaattgtgtGAAGATACTGGAAAATAACAGTAGCAGAATTGCTTTAACTTCAGATATGTGGACTTCTTCCAACCAGAAAAAAGGATACATGGCTATCACGGCTCACTTTATTGATGATAATTGGGAGATGCAGAGTTGCATCTTAAG ATTTGTATATGTTCCTTGTCCACATACTGCTCAAGTTCTCTCCGAGGTTCTTATAGAATGCATGCTAGAAATGAACATTGACAGAAAATTATCTACGTTGACTTTGGACAATTGCTCAACTAATGATGCAATCATTGAGAAATTGTTGGGTAAGCTTGATGCATGTTCACTTATTTTAGATGGAAGGATATTTCACATGCGATGTTGTGCtcatattttgaatttgattgttcAACGTGGCTTGTCGGAGATTGAGGATTGCATTGAAAATGTTAGAAACAGTGTTTCATTTTGGACTGCGTCACCTAAACGAGAGCAAACTTTTAGAGAGGCCGCACGTCAATTGCATATCACAAGTACTAAACAATTAGTACTTGACTGCAAGACTAGATGGAACTCCATATATTTGATGCTTACTGTTGCTATTGGTTATAAGGATGTCTTCACTCGCTTGAAAAAGAAAGAGTCTCTTTATAAATGTTTGCCTAGTGAGAGTGATTGGGATTTGGCAAAAATTATTTGTGAAAAATTGGAGATCTTTCATAACGCCACTGAGATGTTTTCTGGGAAAAAATATCCAActgcaaatatattttttccaatAGTGTGTGGGATAAAGATTTCTTTGGGTGAATGGTATGAGTCTCCAAATGCTATTATTAAAAATATGGCTTCCTCCATGACTGAAAAGTTTGATAAATATTGGAATGTTGTCCATGATGTCATGAGTGTGGCTACTGTGTTGGATCCTAGATACAAGTTGAAGTTAATGGAATATTATTTTCCTAAGTTTTACAAAGAATCAGCTTCAGAAGAGATTTCTAGGATTCGAACCCTTTGTTATGATTTGTTTTATGAGTATCACAGTAGATATATGAAAGACAAAGAAGATCATAATCATGGGCTTGGTGAATCTTCATCCTCATTTAATAAGGTCAGAGACTCTGGCAAATCTTCTTGGAGTGATCCTGGTTTTGAAGCTTTTATTTCACAAAATGAGGATGAACTTGGAAGAAATGAGTTGGATAATTACTTGAGTGAGAAAAACTTGCCCCTTATGAATGAGTTTGAAATCTTAGCTTGGTGGAAGAGCAATGGACTTAAATATCCAATATTGCAAAAGATTGCTAGGGACATTCTTGCTATCCCCATCTCCAGTGTAGCTTCAGAGTCAGCTTTCAGCATGGGAGGAAGAGTGGTGAGTAAGCACAGAAGTCGACTTCATTCGAACACTATAGAAGCATTGACTTGTGGAAAATCTTGGTTACTAAATAGCCTCCAAGTCCAAg ATGTTTGTTCAAAGGGCCCAATGGATGCATCTTATCAAACTGTTGAGTATGATTATGATATTGAAGGG GATGAAGCTACCGACAACCATGCCCAATCACAAGACTAG